ggaattttagcTGGTTCCCCATCCTCTATAGGATAAATTTCAAATTCCTATGTTTGGTATGCAAAGATCTCCATGGTGTAGgccctgctctttttctcttttgtctcttctttatTCTCAGTGCCCCAGCCATACTGAATTAAATGCccataaaatgccattttctctCTCACCTTTCCCTTGCATATATTTATACCTTCACCAGTAATAAATATTGATCACCAGtgatattttgtttcttgtgaATCCAATTTCGACATCTTTTTCCCTATCCCTGTCCACCCACATTTATTATCATGGAAATTCTCTTTTTTACTACAAAATcatcatttatcttcttttatattatgtatttggGAGATGGACTTCTAGGCCTCAAAACATGATTGGATAATatgattagaaaatataattatactttttaattttatttcttatccatatttttaatctatatttatatGCCGATTTATGAGATGTGGTAGAAAAACTCAACATAACCTACATACTTTGATCCTTTTTTTAGATGAAGGGGGTTATAAATAACcatggaaacaaaataataacaacttGTTTTGTCAGAAATaagaatatatgtaaatcatTACTTTTCTTATTAATAACTGGCTTTTTTGGTTAGGTGTTACTGCAGATGATCACATGATGAAAGTAGAGACTGTTCACTGCAGTGCATGCAGTGTGTATATCCCTGCTTTACATGGTTCAGTGCAGCAGCACTTAAAATCTCCTGATCATATCAAAGGAAAGCAGGTAAGTTTTGATCTATTTTAATGAAGTCATTGAATTATTCATCAatcttttattgtcttttaaagGCCATTGTTTCATAGTTACTTGCTTGCATACAGCTTTCTTAATCTCATGTGTAAAAAACTGTAAAGATACCTAGAGAGGCAGTATAGCATAGTAGTTAAGCATGGTGGTTAAGATTGGGCTCTGAAGCAAGAATTTGtgggtttgaattctggttcACTATTTAACATGTGGTAAGCAAATGAATTAACCTTTCTTTGTCTAAGTTTCGTTATCTGTAAAATCGGGGTGGATAATCATTTTACTCTTACGTGACTGTTTAAAGATTAAGTTAAAGTATGAAAAACACTTAAAGTGGTTCCTGACTAGTGTAAGCTTATATAATGTAAGGCTTCAGGAAATCATACTCCTTGAACTGACCCTCTTTTTTAAGTTGATACAAAACAGTTTTAAATGAGAAGAGGGAGGCCtctagggagggaaggagagagagagggagactgtgTGTATtatagatctaaaaaaaaaatgtgtggccTCCATCCCCCTGATGGCTGGGAAAAATAAACTAGTATTATCAGTTACTATCAATCATTATGTTTCTGATTAGAATTTACTCAAAAATTCTTggaaaaatgtattgttttcttttgattggtGTATTTCTGCTTTTATGTTGGTTGATTTTATAAAGTCCAATTTCAAACAAGCTAGTTTATATTGTTGGAAACTAGCTTGTTTgagaagcaaatttaaaaattcaattatcaAAGACTTAAGTTTTAtgtttaagatttacttatttattcatttattttagagagaggatgtgtgagtgagcagggggaggggctgagggagcgaaaaaatcctgaagcagactctcagttgagtgtggagccccacttggggctcagtcccaggaccctgaaaacataacgtgagccgaaatcaagagtcagccacctaactgactgagccactcaggctcctctAAAGACTTAAGTTTTAAATAGAGCATACCTGAGTCTTAAATTTATGTTTTGTATGAATGTGGTCCTCATTTAACTCAGACATTGTTAGCCACTTTAAGCACATATCTCCTTTAGAAAATGTTtgtcctgggacccctgggtggctcagcggtcgagcatctgcctttggctctgtgggtgatcccagagttccaggatcaagtcccacattgggctccctgcatggagcctgcttttccctctgcctgtgtctctgcctctcgctgtgtgtctctcttgaataaataaataaaatctttaaaaaaaatttaagtaaaaacttaaaaaaaaataaaataaatgtttgtcctttctcttttgatATTCTCTTGACACCTTTTTGGTAACTAGACATTCCATATTATTACCATTCCTCCTTTGTATAATATAGTCTTGTGCTAAATACAGTCCAAAGGAGGACTAATTACTCTAGTAACatgaaaaattattctttctttctttttaaaaaatatttacttatttgatagagcaagagagcacaagtgacacgaggggcagagggagaagcagactcctcaccaaacagagagcctgatgcgaggcttgatcctggggctcctgaaaccaggacctgagccaaaggcagacacttaactgactaagccacccagatacccctattctttcttttttgataacaTGAAAATTAGTAATTGGAATAGTTAGGGCAGGGGGATGTGCATGTAGagtaggaaagagagaaagcaactGTCTAGTAGGTCTAGACATTTATTTGGTGACTGTTTTTTAATGAGTCTGATTGGCTTATTGAATCTTTATTCTTTGAATCCATGGATGATTTAGATTGTGGTCACAGTAGCCATTGTTGCTTTATAGCTTAATTTGCCAGAAAGTAAATCATTTAAATCTAATAATTTGAACATACAATATTAATTATAGAAATGTTTTCATGGAATAGTTTTCATGTACCTCAGTGTATTCTATTTTTCATAGGCTTATAAGGagcaaataaaaagagagagtgtCTTGACTGCTACAAGCATTTTAAATAATCCAATAGTGAAGGCGCGATATGAACGTTTTGTTAAGGTAAGATATTAGGGCAAACCTTTTTAGGTTATATCCTTGTATCTTTATAATTAAATGGTGACATAGTAACTATGATATGTAGATATAGTGCAATATTAAGAAGAATTTTACTTAATATCTTGCATGtagataaaatatcttttttcctaattgttGGGTGAGGAAACAATAAGCCATTCCTCCCTTATCTCTCTCTCAACTGTGGATCATTTGAGAGATATGCAGGAGTCTGATAGAAGTTCAAAATGTCacctttattcttcatttttaaataaagggcgACTTAGGGGATATGTCTTATGTGTGTAGTTACTTACTGTGGACCTTCTGTATTAAACTTCTAAGTTAGATAAACTTAACCTCTCCCCAGCCTCTATTACTGGTTCAGGTAGACAGCAATAGGCTTCCTCTACTTTACCACATGGCCTACAGTAGACTAGAATGTACCTTTTCTGTTGCTAGGAAGACCCAAAAGAGGGGACCCAGAAAGGCTAAGTTGTACATGCCCAGTTTCTTCTTCTAAGCGTTACTAATTGGATAAGTTATTCTTCTTCCTTGGATAAAAGTTGGAGGGGAAGCAGGAGGTCAGATATGCTGCTTCAGAAAAAGCTCCCTCATAGAATCAGGAGGCCAGCAGGTTTGCCCCAAATGTTAGTTAATGCAGATGTGAACAATTGGGTACACCTGGTACACTGCTTGTTAGAATTTTTAACTATATGTTATTGTGGTATTCCTTCTTCACataaaattctttacatattatatatactttacaAATAAGAACTTATATGTCAAGTTCCTGAATAATACTATTTTAGAGGTTAGCTTTTGAGTCTTTGTAAGATAATACCTCATTTAAAATCATCCTACAGTGAAGACAGCCATTATGTTGAAAATTTGTAAAtgtgatatttatatttgtaactaAATCTTGATTTTATGGATTAGCGaagttttgttcattttgacTATTGTAGTGATTAACAGGTGCTCAGTGAAAAAgcctgatatatatatttaatgaccATTAACATACACGTCAACCAAGTGACTTAGAAGCTAAAATAAATCTCAGTTCTTTCAGCTTATTCCTGAGGGGTCCTATTTTCTAATATGtcatatttgtcattttaactaCATTATTGATACCGTTTTTAAAAGGTGAATGCAAAAATTATAACAGAgtaatgcaataaaaaaaaaaaatagtgactacAGACCTAACTGAAATTCAGTTTTTTGGGAGATATGGCATCAAAAAGGTAAGAGCGTCAttgttaaattagaaaaaaatttaatttttatccttGCTATATATCACAAACTTTTGAGAAGTTAATGATGGTTTCTTTTGATGTATGAAAGTAATATTTAATGAGATAAGAATACAAATGGGACTTCTCAAGCTACACTTGAGTCATTTCATAGAGTGTCCTGCTTATGGGAATATTGTTGAGAAAGTACCTGAACTGAGAactcttctagaatttttcccTATGAATGTGATCCACGGACCAGCAATATTGGCCATCTCCTGGGGGTTCATTAGAAATGCAGTTTCATTTGAACAAGATCCTAATTGAATCATAAacatgttaaatgttaaaattcaaGAAGCACTGGTGTCCCATTACTCACTGGTATCCCTTTGTTCACCTTTCCTCTCTGCTGTCTTCCCTGTTATTCCACAGAACATCCTCTGCCCATGGTTAGCTCTGGTCCTCATTTAAAACTCTTTCACCATTAAGTTCTCtgacaaaatatctttttaatctttgtcCTATGAAAATAACCAGTTTGTCACTTTCTCCCATTTCTCCAATCGTATCACCTGTTCTACCTTCACACCCTTGCCTGGATATTCATGGTCAGACCTTATAACAAAGCAGTGCTGCTGTTCTAAAATTCCTCACGTACTTGTTCTACCACTTAGCAGTTCCCAGCACTATGCCTGTGTCTATGGTTGCCTTTATTAACGGTCTCGCTACAAATGTCATGGAATTGGGCCTGTACTGTGTTTTCTAGATGGTCATTGCAGTTCACagtaattttgcttctttttttttttttttttttttaaagattttatttatttattcatgatagtcacacacacacacaggagagagagagagagaggcagagacacaggcagagggagaagcaggctccatgcaccgggagcccgatgtgggattcgatcccgggtctccaggatcacgccctgggccaaaggcaggcgccaaaccgctgcgccacccagggatcccagtaatttTGCTTCTTACCAGTCAATGTAATGGGCTTCCTTCAGTGATTGTTTCAAAGCTTTTCCACTCTAGATTTCATCCTTATCCCTTTACTTCCCATGATCTTACCACTTCTTTTGCTTTAGGGAGATTGAGACCATTAGATGTGAACTGTAAGTTTTCTCCTTTTTGCGTTAGATTTATGTACCTTAGTCTCACCTTTATTGTTATCTGTGAAGAAAGATAACCCCCTTTTTGCCCTTCCCCTATGTTCttgttttatcaattttctttctccttactgGCATCTTACTTGTTCCCTGTTTATTTTATTCGTCTGCAACAGGCATGCTTATAATCATAAGGTCCCTAAACTAAAAACGACTTAACCTTTCAtactctgccccttcccatctTACCTTTCTCTTATCACTGTACTTTAAAAGGTAGTTTATCTTGCATTGCGCTCTCTAATTTCTCTATATTATCCATTCTTTAACCTGGTAGTTGTCAGTTGGAGATGGGTAATTAGAATTCCTTGTGAAGCTGAAATCAAACAAAAAGCTGCCTAGGCCCCCTTTAAGACCTTCTGAATTAAGAGTTTCCCAAACTTCTGATTAATATCTCGTGAAGTGCTTCCTAAGTATGCAGTTCAGCAGATCTCTCTCCTGGAAATTTTCATTCAGAAAGTCTGAAATTGATTCAGGAACTTGGGTTTTTAGCGAGAACTCTTAATTCTTGACTGAATTAGAGTCTCAGAGTGTGGAACGTGGACTTGTGGTTTTGGGGAGCTTAGAACAATAATGAAGATTTACTCTTGGGCAGTCATTGCTGTCCGATTTCATGTACATCTACTTTTGGATCTGCTCTAAGATAACTGGTGACTTAATTTTCAAATacgtttttttaacattttgttatttactattttaaacatacaaaaataaaagggatAGTGTAATAAATCCCTCAAGTACCCTCATTCAACCTTAATAATTATCAACTCTAGTGAcctttttcagttcttttctagTATTACCTGTTTTATTTGACACTGTTAATCTGTCACTTATTCTTGTAACTTTGTTTTGCTGGATAATATTTTACTATCCTGAATTTCctcctgcactttttttttctctctaactTTTGTCCCTGTGTATAGGCATTGAATTTTCAGTGGGTTTTCTCATCAGCGCTTTTATTCTTACTTCCTTGGCCCTTTTATTCTGCTTATTTCCCTGGCTTCAGTATTCACTCTGTGCAAACAATTCACAAATTTAAATGTCTTACTTTGAACTCTCTTGAATTGTGAATTTACAGCTGCCTCTTAGACATTTAGACATCTTAAATTCTAATTATATAAAGCATATATTTGCTTCTTCCACTTTCCCCATCTTAATTTACATATTCTGTTAATATGCTGCTACATCTTTTACACTTTCCTGAATTATTAGAGTAACTCCCTCACTAATATTTCTTCTCTTGCAACTTCAGTTCATCCTATGCTTCCTACCTGATGGATCTTGAAGTAGAgtaccagtctttttttttttttaattatttttaaaaacattttatttatttattagagagacaggtagagggagaggcaggctccacgcagggagcctgatgtaggactggatcccgggtctccaggatcccgccctgggctgaagggagtgctaaactgctgagccaccaggctgccctagaataCCAGTCTTATACTTTACTGTTTAATAAACTTCATCgcctcttcatttcttactgtATTAATATAGCCTTCTGATATGGCCTATGAGACAATCCAGACACATAATTcaagtatttataaaaattaataaagttgtATCTGTGAATGTTAgtaaattacagatttttaaaaaagattttatttatttatttgagagagagaccacaggagtaggggcagagctggagagggataggcagactccctgctgagcagggagcccagtgcagggctcgatcccaggaccctgagatcatgacctgaactgaagccagatgcttaaccgactgagccactcaggtgcccatagtgaattaaatatttatctactTTCCATAAAGAAAAAGTAAGGTGTATCCAATAGGTACctgattttcattcatttgaatttttaaaaagacctgatTTTCATTTGAGTGTTTTATAGAGATCCTGCCACAGTAGGTAGTAGATTGAATCGTGGCATAATTTAGTAGAACATAAATCTTTGCTTTATTTACTTTGTTCCTACTAAAACTCACAAATTTACTTTTGTCATATGATTTTAGAAATTCAGTTAGGAAAATGTGGCCTTTGACTGTTCCAGTTTATGGAATGTATAGTAATGCTTTTAGTAATTTATATACCCATAGTGATATGAAAATAAGTACTGAATAGATATTTAGTGGATTTGtcataagttaaaataaaaagtttcaaactgtatttatttttaatgtcatagCAAATAAGTTCACTGATAACAAAGATGAATgtcctgcttttatttatttatttatttattattattattttttaatgtcctgattttaaaagctgtttttccTTATGCTTTTTAGGGTGAGAATCCTTTTGAAATTCAAGATCATTCTCAAGATCAACAAATAGAaggagatgaggaagaggaagaaaaaattgaTGAACCTattgaagaagaggaggaggaggaggaagaagaggaggaagtgggggaagtagaggaagcagaagaagtggaggaagcagaggaagtgggagaaggaggaggagaagaaggagtgggagacacagaggaagcAGGGGACAtagagggagtgggggaaggagaggcagtgGGGGAAGGTGAGgcggtgggggaaggagaggcagtgggggaaggagaggcagtgggggaaggagaagcaaagGAAGAGCCTGTTAACTTCCCTGTTGACCAacctgaagaaaattaaatatacgGTGTTAGATTTAAAAGAAGCTTTAAATTTCTCTCCTAATATGGAAAAGGGTAAgaattttaatagtttaaaatatgaGAATTAACACCCATGTTGCATGCATTCCACACattcaaatttgttttatataatttctaaatgtttgccattttgtttaataaaatgaaggtaagactattttagtttagtttttataGCTACCAAACTTAGATTAGATAAAttgtttgtataatttttaagcttaatttttattactttattggTGTTAAGGATAACAGATGTGTATTGTTAGTATATCTACTTAATCATTTGAACTTAAATGCTGCTGTTGGGAGTATATATTCAAGTGTGCATTAATGTTTTGAATACTTACCCTAGAAGAGATAAATTGGGCAAGTATTTTGTGCTCtgactgtgtatttttttatggCATTGGACATTGAATAGTAATTTGCGTTAAGATACGCTTAAAGGCTTTTTGTGACCATGTTTCCCTTTGTAGCAATAAAACGATTTTTACAAAAACCTTCCCTGGATTAGCAATTTTAAATGAAACCATTAATCaattaaatgagtaaaatgagGTTTTGCCTTAATGTAGGAATTTAGCTCACATAAATGAGAagagttgaattaaaaaaaattacttcaatcatttttttaaagtactactaaaatattttttagcataTTTCAAGTTGAGGTCAGTCTACAACTGACTTGTTTATACttgttttaattccttttctttgtgcCTGTGTCAGATCTTGAAATCTTCTTGAAAATACATTtggatacaaatgatttttatagtTGTGTTAGTTCTTTTGTCGTGTCTGTTTTTAGCTGAAGAACCAAGAAGCAAACGatctcttttctaaaaaagaaatatttctctctcgaatatttttttttttttttaaactttttgtagTTTGTAGGCTTACACTGCAAAAGAAGATGAGATTGATAGATGGTCTATTTTCACATGACCATCTCTGTCACTGAAAAGtagtgctcttgtttctttgaatcTTTATTCTGGCTTCTTTTGAGAGGGGGACTTGCAGTGAAATAAGTTAGCTTCTCAAAATTTTGAGGTATTGAGTGGATGAATATATGGGaatattatgtaattttaaagcATTAAGTGCATGAACATATAGGCATTTGTAGAATTTCACaggtaatttctctttttgcataCAAAGCATTTAAAACTGCATTTTGGGGGGCTAATATGGGTTCATTGTTGGGAGCTGGATTTGTTTATCTTTACGCTTTAAATCCTttgtatcgggatccctgggtggcgcagcggtttggcgcctgcctttggcccagggcgcgatcctggagacccgggatcgaatcccacgtcaggctcccagtgcatggagcctgcttctccctctgcctgtgtctctgcctctctctctctctgtgactatcatgaataaataaataaaatctttaaaaaaaaaaataaataaataaatcctttgtaTCCACTTATAGGGATTTATAGCCAAGTAAGAGAAGGTTAGTTGAAGACTGGAGAAATTTGGATCCCAGCTAAGAGTCTGATATTTAAATAGGCTTCAGAAAGCCTTTGTGCTCAGGAGTTAAAATTTTAAGGATAGTAGGACTTGATCAGtggtcttctcatttatttactttttatttaatttctcctttacttaaaaatatttgtgtaaggGTAAGATAAAAGGAGAACAGATCCATTTGGATTATAATTAGTGGGTTCTTTTTGTAGTAGGGAgggtgtctttttaaaaaaaaaaaaaaaaagggtggccCTAGTAacttaagatttaaaattttcagaaagaaTCCTGTATAAGAAGAATGTGTGTAACAACTTCtaagaaaatgatttatttatttatttatttatttatttatttatttatttatttgatttttaaaagattttaagtaatctatacccagcatggggctcaaattccGAAACCtcgagatcaagtcacatgcttcactgaatgagccagccaggtgccctgtaaatgttttagaataaaagataaataacatctAAGTAGTAGGTTTTGTGGGAAACATGTAAAAACCTTTGTTCAGACTATCTTACTTGTgaggtattattattaataaagtatattttgttgTACTTACTTCAGAAATTCAGATTTATATGTATCCTATTAGataatttatagtttaatttGCAGACAGATTAATTTTTGTGACCCTTAGAGTTTATATTTTCAGTACTATTGTGATAAGAGTTTATGATATCTTTAATAATCTTTCAATTTCTGTTATCCAAATATTACTTGTTTATTAAAGAGCTAAACATGTAGTtataataatcaaagaaattTATTTACAACTCATACAGTTGTTTAACCTGGATGCCTAGCAGCATCTGACCTATATGGTCTTCCCTTTTTATTATGTCCCACCTCCAGTCTATTGGAAAGcctgtgttttctatttctaaaatgtatctgCCCACTCTTCCACATCTGCTGCTACCAATCCCACTTCAAGTCCCCATCATCTCTTTCCTGGACTATCCAAATAGTTCATTAACTAATCTTGTTTCTAGTATTGCCCTGTTAGATTCAGTTTTCCACACAGAAGtataatcttctaaaaatataatttggataATACTAATCTCCTGCTTTTTGTATCTGTACAATCCAAACTCCTTATCATGGTAATCAGGACTGGCTTAGTGTTCCTGCTTTATATCCTATTGTTCTTCTCACCAGCCATGGCGGccttctg
The sequence above is drawn from the Canis lupus baileyi chromosome 8, mCanLup2.hap1, whole genome shotgun sequence genome and encodes:
- the ZNF326 gene encoding DBIRD complex subunit ZNF326 isoform X3 codes for the protein MSDFGSIHRPGIVVDYQNKPTNVTVAAARGIKRKMMQPFNKPGGTFIKKPKLTKPVEKMSLSKSPTKTDPKNEEEEKRRIEARREKQRRRREKNSEKYGDGYRMAFTCSFCKFRTFEEKDIELHLESPSHQETLDHIQKQTKFDKVVMEFLHECMVNKFKKTSIRKQQTNNQTEVVKLIEKDVMEGVTADDHMMKVETVHCSACSVYIPALHGSVQQHLKSPDHIKGKQAYKEQIKRESVLTATSILNNPIVKARYERFVKGENPFEIQDHSQDQQIEGDEEEEEKIDEPIEEEEEEEEEEEEVGEVEEAEEVEEAEEVGEGGGEEGVGDTEEAGDIEGVGEGEAVGEGEAVGEGEAVGEGEAVGEGEAKEEPVNFPVDQPEEN